The Thermonema lapsum sequence GTTTTCATGCATAACCGCCGCCGAGTCTTTCATCCCCCCATCTTTGCCCAGCACATCTTCATTGTAAAGCAGCACCTTCATGCGAAATTTGGCGACAGAAGCCGAATCGGTGAAGCGCTCATATCGCTTAATGGCTTGAATGTCCACGAAGTCTTCCCATCCTTCCGGCACATATACGTCTTCTACCCATTCATTGACATTACCTGCCATATTATATAAACCGAAGTCGTTGGGGGCATAGGCATACACCCACTCAGTCATCACTGCTCCGTCGTTTTGACGACCGGCTATGCCGGCATAGTCGCCGCGTCCACGCTTGAAGTTAGCCATGAAGTAACCTCCATTTCTTTGGTAAGGGTTACGCAAAGCCCTCCCGTCCCATGGATACAGGCGTTTGCTTTGATTACGCTCATCATCGTAGCGCACTCCCACACGGGCAGATGCGGCATATTCCCATTCGGCTTCGGTGGGCAGGCGGTAATCAGGCAAGCGCAAGCCCTCTTTGGGCTGGGTTCGCGCTATCTGTCCTTCGTCTATCTTATTGTTTTTCTTTAAACCTGTAACGTAGGTTTGCGCTTCTATGGTTTTGTTGACCATCATGGTTCGCCATTTGCAGAATTCTTGGGCTTGAATCCAAGAAACTCCCACTACCGGATACATACGAAAGCCCGGATAGCGCAAGTAATTTTTCACATAGGCGTCGTTGTAAGCCCCTTCCGATGCCCAAACAGTTGTATCGGGTAGTAAAATTAGTTTGCGATATTCTTCATAGCTAACCCCTTCGGGTACGTCTCCGGGGTTTTTTTCATAATAATTCATAAACTCAAGCCAATGCAAGTTGGCTACCTCCGTACGGTCCATGTAAAACGAAGGCACGGTTACGCGCGTAAGTTGCCCGGGTGAAAGGTGCATCACATCTTCTTCGGTAATGCCCATCACAAAGCTCCCCCCCTCAATAAAAACCAAACCGGGACCGGCTATCTGCCCAGAGAATTCACTCAATCGATAACTATTTTCATAGGTAGAGTCGTTGTAAGGAATCCCTGTTACCTGGCTTACTGCTCCTTTTTTAAGACCTTTTGCCGACTGCTTCTCAAAGCCATCTTTCTTTTGAAAGACTTTACAAGCAGTCATCAGCAGCAATACCAACAGTATTATTCCTCCAAAACGCACCCTTACCACAGGCATCTTCATCATTGCAATTCAGGTTCTTTTACTAAAGTAAAGTACAGGAACTGTACCAACTGCGGCTATCTTCTTTACGCAAAAAGATGCAAAAGGTTAGCAAATTTTACATAAGGTAAAATCCGAATTTTATTTCAATGGGCGATTTTAAACAAGAAAAGGCTTTTTTAAAAAGCCTTTTCTTGCAAATTTAATATATTTTCTTACTTCCTTCTATATTTTCTTGTTTCGTTTTTGCGTCTGTTTTCTCCTTCTTTCTCGCCTGCCATAATCATGGCGCAACGGAACCCTATATCGTTGGTTGATTTGTTTTTGTCAAGGAAACGACGTGTACCGGGCGACAGCCAATAGGCTACGTCCTTCCAAGAACCACCTTTGTAAACCCTCACGTCGTCATTGATAAGAGAGTTCAGGGCTTTGCTCCCATCGGCTTTTCTTACCAAGTAGTTTTCTTCATCGTCGCCATATACGGACAGAGTAGTGTCGGGACGCAGGCGGGTACTGTCCAAGCGCTCACGACGTACGGGGTTGAGGTCGTCGAAGTCTTCATAAGCCAAGGGGCGATATACGTCTTCTACCCACTCATTTACGTTGCCTGCCATGTTGTACAGACCGAAATCGTTAGGCGGATAGGCATAAATCCACTCGGTAATAAGCGCCCCGTCGTTTTGCCTACCGGCAATACCGGCATAATCCCCACGCCCACGTTTGAAGTTTGCAAGGAAGGTACCCATCTGTTTACCGTAGGGATTACGCAAAGAATGACCGTCCCAAGGATAGATGCGTCCGTTAGATTGGTTTTCATCGTTGTATTGGGTACCAATCAACCCTTTGGCGGCATATTCCCATTCAGCTTCGGTAGGCAAGCGATAGTCGGGCAATACTATCCCACTTTCCAGAGGCACTTGCCCGGGCTTGTATTCGTTGAGGCGCCCGTCTTTGTCTTTCTTTTTGGCTTCTGCAAACAGATATTCGTTTACCGCTTTGGTACGCCATGCACAGAAAGCTTTGGCTTGTACCCAAGATACACCTACCACCGGGAAGAAACGGAAGCCGGGATAACGCAGGTAGTTTTGCACATAGGAATCGTTGAAGGCTTTGTCGTTTGCCCAAACGGTAGTATCTGGTAGCAAGATACGTTTGCGGAATTCTTCGTAGCTGCTGGTATAATCGGGGGACAACACCAATTTAAAATCTTCTTGAATGGTTCCTTGATTTTGAGGTCTTTCATAGTAGTGCATGAACTCCAGCCAGTGGATGTTGGCTACTTCGGTACGGTCCATAAAGAAGGACTGGATACTGACGGTACGCTCCTTATTGTCGCGCGTATAAAGAATATCTTCTTCACCGGACCCCATCACAAAGCGCCCCCCTTCAATGAACACTAAGTTGGGACCATCGGGCTGCCCCAAATATTCGTTTACTACCAAGCTGGTAACGTTGTTTACAGTGTCTTCGTAGTTATAGGGGATGCCTGTCACCTGGCTAATCATGCCTTTACGGTGTACATTCGTACTTTTTTGAATTTGAAATTCAAACCCCTGCTCTTTTTTCTTGAAGAGCTTGCAAGAAGTAGCACCAAATAGCATCGCAGCTGTCAACAGAAGGCTTCCAGCTAATTTCCCATGTTTTCTCATAACTTGTTTAACTTTTTGATAGCACCAAAGCTGAAGTTTCTACCACATGAATTGTACCAAACAATGCAAATACTTACTGGAAAGTAATCACATATTTTAACTTTCTATCTACAAATAAACTAAATTTTACAATTTTTCTATAAGCAGGGTATGAAATTTACGCATTTTTTTTCATTTCACCCAAAAGGTCAATGGCTTGCTTGACGTTGGCAACTCCTTGCGCTATCAAGACAGGCTTCCCTTTTGCCTCCTTGAGACGGATTTTGGTAGGGTTTTGTTGCACAAAGCGCAAAATACACCCAAAAGTTTCTGATTGAAAGTACTCTTCTTTGTCCAAGAAATAAGCTTTCATCTTGTCATTTTTAAGTATCAGCTTTTCGAATCCCAGTTTTTCGGCTATCCAACGCAGGCGTACGGTTTCGAGCAGCGCTTCTACTTCGGTGGGCAAAGGACCGAAGCGGTCTTGCAAGGCTGCGGCAAAGGCATTCAGCTCTTGCTCGGAATGCAGGTTGTCCAGTTCGTTGTAGAGGCGCAGGCGCTCGGTGATGTTGCTTACATATTCTTCGGGGATTCGCAGCTCCCAGTCTGTTTCAATGGTGCATTCTTGCGGGCGCAAAAGTTTTTGCTCCAGCTCCTCACTAAACAACTCTTTGAATTCTTCTTCTTTCACCTCTTGAACAGCTTCATCCAGTATTTTATGATAGGTCTCAAAGCCGATATCATTGATAAAGCCACTTTGTTCCGCCCCCAGCAGGTTACCTGCCCCGCGTATGTCTAAGTCGCGCATGGCTATTTTAAATCCATCGCCCAAGTCGGAAAATTCTTCCAAAGCTTTCAGGCGGCGATGTGCTTCGCGAGTAAGTGCTGTCTGTGAAGGTATGAGCAAATAACAAAAAGCCTTACGATTGGAACGCCCCACCCTGCCCCGCATTTGGTGCAAGTCTGACAAGCCGAACATATGTGCATGGTTGATAATGATGGTATTGGCGTTGGGGATATCCAAACCCGATTCTATAATGTTGGTAGAGAGCAGAATATCGTACTCGCCTTCTATGAAGCGGGTCATTACTTTTTCAAGATATTTGCCCTCCATTTGCCCATGAGCAATACCCAGCTTAGCGTCGGGCAGCAAGCGCAAAATCATATCCCCCACCGACTCGATGTCGGCTACACGGTTGTGTACAAAAAAGACCTGCCCTCCACGCTCCAGCTCAAAGCGGATGGCATCGCGGATGAACTCTTCACTAAAAGTGTGGACTTCGGTAAGCACAGGACGTCGGTTAGGTGGCGGCGTGGCAATCACCGACAGGTCGCGAGCCCCCATCAAAGAGAAGTGCAAGGTGCGGGGAATGGGTGTTGCCGTCAGTGTGAGGCAGTCGATGTTTACCCGCATCTGTTTTAGTTTTTCTTTGGCTTGCACACCGAATTTTTGTTCTTCATCAATGATGAGCAATCCAAGGTCTTTGAATACTACATCTTTGTTCAGTAAACGGTGCGTGCCAATAATGATGTCGATTTCACCAGCAGCAAGGGCTTCCAAAGTGCGCTTAATATCTTTTGACGACTTGAAGCGATTGATATAAGAGACAGTGCAGGGAAAGTTTGCTAAGCGTTCCGAAAAAGTGCGATAATGTTGCATAGCCAGAATGGTAGTAGGCACCAACACTGCCACTTGCTTGCCTGCACACACAGCCTTAAAGGCAGCTCGTATGGCGACTTCGGTCTTGCCAAAGCCTACATCACCACAAACCAAGCGGTCCATAGGATAGGGCTTCTCCATATCGCGCTTTACTTCCTCGGTTGCGCGAGATTGGTCGGGCGTATCCTCGTAGATAAAAGAAGACTCGAGTTCTGCCTGCAGGTAGTTGTCTGGTGGAAAGGCAAAACCTTTGGCAGCCCGCCGTTTGACATAAAGCGCAATGAGTTCTTTGGCAATATCTTTTACATTTTTCTTGACGCGCTTTTTCTTTTGTTCCCATTCGTTGCTGCCCAACTTGCTTATTTGAGGCACCTGCCCCTCCTTGCCAGCATATTTGGCAATTTTGTGCAGTGAGTGCACATTGACATACAACACATCATTGTCTTTGAAGATAAGACGTACGACTTCTTGCTTGCGCCCGTTGTTCTCGAGGGTGGTCAATCCGGCAAAGCGGGCAATACCATAGTCAATGTGGGTTACGTAGTCGCCGGGCTGCAACGACTGCAGCTCTTTTAGAGTAATGGCTTTGCTTTTATTGAAGAAGCTACGGGTTTTGTAGCGATAATAGCGGTCAAAAATTTGGTGGTCGGTATAGCACACAATACGCTGTTGATGGTCTATAAAACCGGCACGCAAGCCTGTAATCCACTCGTGAAATTGAACATCTGCCCCTATGTCTTTGAAAATACGTCTGAGGCGCTCGATTTGCTGCGGCGACTCGGCAACCAGTACATTCATGTAGCCTTTTTGCTGCCACTGCGCAAGGTCATCGGCAAGCAGCTCAAAGCGTTTGTTGAAGGAAGGCTGGGGATTGGAATCGTATTTCCACACTTGGCTTTCTTTGAAGAAAGCAGTAGAAGAAAATTCAACGACGGCATGAGCGCTCAACTGCTTTGCAAACGAAATGGCGTTATCAAAAAGCTGTGTAGGGGCTGTTATCACGGTACTTTGCGCCGTTTTCTGCATGATGCGCTCAAAAGTTGCCGCCGCTTTCTCAAAGGATTTATCCAGCAACTCAAAGGTATATTCCAGTTGGCTACACCACAAGACACTCTCTTTGGGCAAATACTCCAAGAACGACTCCCTTGCTTCATGCAAAAATTTAGTTTGCAAATTGGGCACGATATTCACTTCGCTCAGCTGCTCTTTGGAGAGCTGAGTTTCAGGGTCGAACTGCCGGATGCTTTCCACTTCATCGTCGAAGAGTTCAATGCGGTAAGGATACTCATCGGCAAAGGAAAAGACGTCGATAATTCCGCCACGCACAGCAAATTGCCCCGGTTCATATACAAATTCAGTGGCTTCAAAGTCATAGGTAGTGAGGAACTCCGTAAGAAAGGCGGCATCCAGCTTATCGCCCACCCTGATAGGGAAGGTATTTTCTACCAAAGTACGTTTGTTCACTACTTTTTCGAAGAGGGCTTCGGGATAAGAGATTATCACAGGGGCATGCAGTGTGCGTTTGCGCAAGGCATTGAGCACCTCCGAACGCATCAAAATGTTTGCATTTTCTACCTCTTCGTAATGGTAAGGGCGGCGATAAGACGAGGGATAAAGCAACACACTGCGGTCGGGCAGCAGGTTCTGCAAGTCATTGAAGAAGTAAATGGCTTCTTCTCTGTCGTTCAGCACCAATAAATGCACTTTGGAAGGACCGAGGCGTGCTAAGGCGGCTACCACCACTGCCGACAAGCTGCCACTCAGCCCCTTGGCATGTATTTTAGCTGTTCCTTGCGAAAGATTATGATGCAGCAACTGCACTAAGCTGTCACGCTCATAAAAAGCCAGTAGCTCTTGGGTTGTCAGGCTCATAGTGTTTGCTTGCTTCTCTTCTAAAAAAGCTGCACCCTATAACAGTCAGGGCTGATATAGGGCGCAAGGTTTATGACAAAGTATATGACTCACAAAAAACTGAACAATTAAAGTCAAACACCTTCGGCTACCACTTCTTTCACTTCGGGCACCATGCGCTTGAGCAGGTTTTCTATGCCTGCTTTCAGGGTCATAGTAGAAGAAGGGCATCCGCTGCAAGCGCCTTGCAGCAAGACTCTGACCTGCCCGCTGGCTTCATCGAAAGAATGAAAGGTAATTGCGCCGCCATCTTGCTCTACCGCCGGGCGCACATACTCATCCAGTATGCTTTTTATTTTCTGCACTATTGGTGAATCCCCTGCACGAATGGCGTTGCTGCTTACGGATGCTGTTTGCGTTAGCACCGGCTTTTCTTCTTCCAAATATTGCTGTACGAACTGCTTTATTTGGCGAACTACTTCTTCCCATTCAATGCTTTCGTTACGGGTAAGCGTAA is a genomic window containing:
- the mfd gene encoding transcription-repair coupling factor; the encoded protein is MSLTTQELLAFYERDSLVQLLHHNLSQGTAKIHAKGLSGSLSAVVVAALARLGPSKVHLLVLNDREEAIYFFNDLQNLLPDRSVLLYPSSYRRPYHYEEVENANILMRSEVLNALRKRTLHAPVIISYPEALFEKVVNKRTLVENTFPIRVGDKLDAAFLTEFLTTYDFEATEFVYEPGQFAVRGGIIDVFSFADEYPYRIELFDDEVESIRQFDPETQLSKEQLSEVNIVPNLQTKFLHEARESFLEYLPKESVLWCSQLEYTFELLDKSFEKAAATFERIMQKTAQSTVITAPTQLFDNAISFAKQLSAHAVVEFSSTAFFKESQVWKYDSNPQPSFNKRFELLADDLAQWQQKGYMNVLVAESPQQIERLRRIFKDIGADVQFHEWITGLRAGFIDHQQRIVCYTDHQIFDRYYRYKTRSFFNKSKAITLKELQSLQPGDYVTHIDYGIARFAGLTTLENNGRKQEVVRLIFKDNDVLYVNVHSLHKIAKYAGKEGQVPQISKLGSNEWEQKKKRVKKNVKDIAKELIALYVKRRAAKGFAFPPDNYLQAELESSFIYEDTPDQSRATEEVKRDMEKPYPMDRLVCGDVGFGKTEVAIRAAFKAVCAGKQVAVLVPTTILAMQHYRTFSERLANFPCTVSYINRFKSSKDIKRTLEALAAGEIDIIIGTHRLLNKDVVFKDLGLLIIDEEQKFGVQAKEKLKQMRVNIDCLTLTATPIPRTLHFSLMGARDLSVIATPPPNRRPVLTEVHTFSEEFIRDAIRFELERGGQVFFVHNRVADIESVGDMILRLLPDAKLGIAHGQMEGKYLEKVMTRFIEGEYDILLSTNIIESGLDIPNANTIIINHAHMFGLSDLHQMRGRVGRSNRKAFCYLLIPSQTALTREAHRRLKALEEFSDLGDGFKIAMRDLDIRGAGNLLGAEQSGFINDIGFETYHKILDEAVQEVKEEEFKELFSEELEQKLLRPQECTIETDWELRIPEEYVSNITERLRLYNELDNLHSEQELNAFAAALQDRFGPLPTEVEALLETVRLRWIAEKLGFEKLILKNDKMKAYFLDKEEYFQSETFGCILRFVQQNPTKIRLKEAKGKPVLIAQGVANVKQAIDLLGEMKKNA
- a CDS encoding SUMF1/EgtB/PvdO family nonheme iron enzyme; protein product: MPVVRVRFGGIILLVLLLMTACKVFQKKDGFEKQSAKGLKKGAVSQVTGIPYNDSTYENSYRLSEFSGQIAGPGLVFIEGGSFVMGITEEDVMHLSPGQLTRVTVPSFYMDRTEVANLHWLEFMNYYEKNPGDVPEGVSYEEYRKLILLPDTTVWASEGAYNDAYVKNYLRYPGFRMYPVVGVSWIQAQEFCKWRTMMVNKTIEAQTYVTGLKKNNKIDEGQIARTQPKEGLRLPDYRLPTEAEWEYAASARVGVRYDDERNQSKRLYPWDGRALRNPYQRNGGYFMANFKRGRGDYAGIAGRQNDGAVMTEWVYAYAPNDFGLYNMAGNVNEWVEDVYVPEGWEDFVDIQAIKRYERFTDSASVAKFRMKVLLYNEDVLGKDGGMKDSAAVMHENLMTFPNSFFKDYIDPMNPQIYRVYKGGSWKDVAYWLAPGTRRFMKMTESSATVGFRCAMSYMGGENLPEGDYTEQEKKKWWQLKRNRE
- a CDS encoding NifU family protein — protein: MQTLKPKRYVNVYTEANPNPQSLKFVVNFMLVADGESYEFAPQNVEGSPLAAALFQTFPFVEKVFIAANFITLTRNESIEWEEVVRQIKQFVQQYLEEEKPVLTQTASVSSNAIRAGDSPIVQKIKSILDEYVRPAVEQDGGAITFHSFDEASGQVRVLLQGACSGCPSSTMTLKAGIENLLKRMVPEVKEVVAEGV
- the gldJ gene encoding gliding motility lipoprotein GldJ; protein product: MRKHGKLAGSLLLTAAMLFGATSCKLFKKKEQGFEFQIQKSTNVHRKGMISQVTGIPYNYEDTVNNVTSLVVNEYLGQPDGPNLVFIEGGRFVMGSGEEDILYTRDNKERTVSIQSFFMDRTEVANIHWLEFMHYYERPQNQGTIQEDFKLVLSPDYTSSYEEFRKRILLPDTTVWANDKAFNDSYVQNYLRYPGFRFFPVVGVSWVQAKAFCAWRTKAVNEYLFAEAKKKDKDGRLNEYKPGQVPLESGIVLPDYRLPTEAEWEYAAKGLIGTQYNDENQSNGRIYPWDGHSLRNPYGKQMGTFLANFKRGRGDYAGIAGRQNDGALITEWIYAYPPNDFGLYNMAGNVNEWVEDVYRPLAYEDFDDLNPVRRERLDSTRLRPDTTLSVYGDDEENYLVRKADGSKALNSLINDDVRVYKGGSWKDVAYWLSPGTRRFLDKNKSTNDIGFRCAMIMAGEKEGENRRKNETRKYRRK